One part of the Odontesthes bonariensis isolate fOdoBon6 chromosome 15, fOdoBon6.hap1, whole genome shotgun sequence genome encodes these proteins:
- the cnga3a gene encoding cyclic nucleotide-gated channel alpha-3 isoform X2 — MAKVCCEVSFSARQSTNTSDNELAVIENGGSRARSLREDSERALSSESLRGADSEARSMARVNPEEERHDSFLERFRGLKLKDAPSGEGTVESVGHNDRLRKRNKKEDKKDEIKKDEKKEEEKKDEKDGDKKEEEKKDEKKDEKKDEKKDEKKDDKKDDKKDDKKKVEPPKEIWIMDPAADQYYKWLTVIAGPVFYNLIMIVTRYVLCLIPNSLFTHVTGTDRFSFSLCFRSCFNELQDTFTNLWLVLDYTADVIYYADTFVRSRTGYLEQGLLVKDSKKLRDKYRTTSQFKYDMISMIPTDLLFLQYGYNNPEFRFNRLCKISRLFEFFERTETRTSFPNMFRISNLVLYILIIIHWNACVFFAISKTIGFGTDTWVYPNISHPEHGRLARKYIYCLYWSTLTLTTIGETPPPVRDIEFIFVIADFLTGVLIFASIVGNVGAMISNMNASRAEFQAKIDSIKQYMQFRKVTKDLEARVIKWFDYLWTEKKTCDEKEVLKNLPDKLKAEIAINVHLDTLKKVRIFQDCEAGLLIELVLKLEPQVFSPGDYICKKGDIGREMYIIKEGKLAVVADDGVTQFVVLSDGAYFGEISILGIKGSKAGNRRTANIRSVGYSDLFALSKDDLMEALTEYPDAKKALEEKGKAILMKDNLIDEAVANAGADPKDLEEKIVKLQGNLDEMQTKFAQLMAQFTSTQTRMKQRVTEMEAKVKSMKPEDLSEVVADKDKKVQ; from the exons ATGGCAAAAGTCTGCTGTGAAGTCTCCTTTTCAGCAAGACAGTCCACCAACACATCTGACAACGAGCTGGCTGTCATTGAAAATGGGGGCAGCAG GGCTCGGTCTCTTCGTGAAGACTCTGAGAGAGCTTTGTCCTCAGAGTCCCTCAGAGGTGCGGACTCAGAGGCAAGATCAATGGCCAG AGTGAACCCTGAAGAAGAGAGGCACGACTCTTTTCTCGAGCGCTTCAGAGGTCTCAAACTCAAAGATGCGCCCAGTGGAGAAGGCACTGTGGAGTCTGTGGGCCATAACGACAGACTCCGAAAGAGAAA CAAAAAGGAGGACAAAAAAGATGAGATTAAGAAAgatgagaaaaaggaggaggagaaaaaagacGAGAAGGATGGGGAtaagaaggaggaggaaaagaAGGACGAGAAGAAGGATGAGAAGAAGGATGAGAAGAAAGACGAGAAGAAGGATGATAAGAAGGATGATAAGAAGGATGATAAAAAGAAGGTGGAGCCCCC AAAAGAAATCTGGATTATGGATCCAGCTGCGGACCAGTATTACAAATGGCTGACCGTCATTGCAGGCCCAGTTTTTTATAACCTGATCATGATTGTAACCAGGTATGTTCTTTGTCTAATTCCTAACTCACTCTTTACTCATGTTACAGGTACTGACAGATTTAGTTTCTCCTTGTGTTTCAGGTCCTGCTTTAACGAACTCCAAGACACGTTTACAAACCTCTGGCTAGTCTTGGACTACACCGCAGACGTAATCTATTACGCAGACACATTTGTCCGCTCAAGAACAG GTTACCTGGAACAAGGCCTGCTGGTAAAAGATTCCAAAAAACTGAGAGATAAATACAGAACCACATCTCAGTTCAAATATGATATGATTTCAATGATACCCACTGATCTGCTGTTTCTGCAATACGGATACAACAACCCGGAGTTTCGATTTAATCGTCTTTGCAAAATCTCAAGGCTTTTTGAGTTCTTTGAGCGGACGGAGACCAGAACCAGCTTCCCGAACATGTTTCGTATCAGCAATCTCGTACTTTACATCCTTATCATTATCCACTGGAATGCCTGTGTGTTCTTTGCAATTTCAAAAACCATTGGCTTTGGGACAGACACTTGGGTATATCCCAATATCAGCCACCCAGAACATGGCCGCTTGGCAAGAAAGTACATCTACTGCCTGTACTGGtctaccctaaccctcaccaCTATCGGAGAAACCCCTCCTCCAGTCAGGGATATTGAATTTATCTTTGTCATTGCGGACTTTCTTACCGGTGTGTTGATTTTTGCTAGTATCGTTGGTAATGTCGGTGCCATGATTTCTAACATGAATGCTTCTCGTGCAGAGTTTCAGGCAAAGATTGACTCCATAAAGCAGTACATGCAGTTTCGAAAGGTCACCAAAGACCTGGAGGCCAGGGTCATCAAGTGGTTTGACTACCTGTGGACTGAGAAGAAAACCTGCGATGAGAAGGAGGTTTTGAAAAACCTCCCCGACAAGCTTAAGGCTGAGATTGCCATCAATGTCCATTTGGATACGCTGAAGAAAGTTCGAATTTTTCAGGACTGTGAAGCCGGTCTGCTGATTGAATTGGTGCTGAAGCTGGAGCCACAAGTGTTCAGTCCCGGGGATTACATCTGTAAGAAGGGAGATATTGGCAGGGAGATGTACATCATCAAGGAGGGGAAGCTGGCAGTGGTGGCTGATGATGGAGTCACTCAGTTTGTAGTACTTAGCGATGGCGCATACTTTGGAGAAATCAGTATCTTAGGTATCAAAGGAAGCAAAGCAGGCAACAGACGAACAGCCAACATCAGAAGTGTAGGCTACTCGGATCTCTTTGCTTTGTCCAAAGACGACTTGATGGAGGCACTCACTGAGTATCCAGACGCCAAGAAGGCTCTGGAAGAGAAGGGCAAAGCCATCCTGATGAAAGACAACCTGATAGACGAGGCGGTAGCGAACGCTGGCGCTGACCCCAAAGACCTGGAGGAGAAAATAGTCAAGCTGCAGGGCAACTTGGATGAGATGCAGACCAAGTTTGCCCAGCTGATGGCGCAGTTCACCTCCACCCAGACAAGGATGAAGCAAAGGGTCACCGAGATGGAAGCTAAAGTGAAATCCATGAAGCCGGAGGACCTCTCCGAAGTGGTGgctgacaaagacaaaaaagtcCAGTAA
- the cnga3a gene encoding cyclic nucleotide-gated channel cone photoreceptor subunit alpha isoform X3 has translation MAKVCCEVSFSARQSTNTSDNELAVIENGGSRARSLREDSERALSSESLRGADSEARSMARLSYFFLLLRNWASHRVNPEEERHDSFLERFRGLKLKDAPSGEGTVESVGHNDRLRKRNKKEDKKDEIKKDEKKEEEKKDEKDGDKKEEEKKDEKKDEKKDEKKDEKKDDKKDDKKDDKKKVEPPKEIWIMDPAADQYYKWLTVIAGPVFYNLIMIVTRSCFNELQDTFTNLWLVLDYTADVIYYADTFVRSRTGYLEQGLLVKDSKKLRDKYRTTSQFKYDMISMIPTDLLFLQYGYNNPEFRFNRLCKISRLFEFFERTETRTSFPNMFRISNLVLYILIIIHWNACVFFAISKTIGFGTDTWVYPNISHPEHGRLARKYIYCLYWSTLTLTTIGETPPPVRDIEFIFVIADFLTGVLIFASIVGNVGAMISNMNASRAEFQAKIDSIKQYMQFRKVTKDLEARVIKWFDYLWTEKKTCDEKEVLKNLPDKLKAEIAINVHLDTLKKVRIFQDCEAGLLIELVLKLEPQVFSPGDYICKKGDIGREMYIIKEGKLAVVADDGVTQFVVLSDGAYFGEISILGIKGSKAGNRRTANIRSVGYSDLFALSKDDLMEALTEYPDAKKALEEKGKAILMKDNLIDEAVANAGADPKDLEEKIVKLQGNLDEMQTKFAQLMAQFTSTQTRMKQRVTEMEAKVKSMKPEDLSEVVADKDKKVQ, from the exons ATGGCAAAAGTCTGCTGTGAAGTCTCCTTTTCAGCAAGACAGTCCACCAACACATCTGACAACGAGCTGGCTGTCATTGAAAATGGGGGCAGCAG GGCTCGGTCTCTTCGTGAAGACTCTGAGAGAGCTTTGTCCTCAGAGTCCCTCAGAGGTGCGGACTCAGAGGCAAGATCAATGGCCAG GTTGTCTTACTTCTTCCTCTTGCTGCGGAACTGGGCATCTCACAGAGTGAACCCTGAAGAAGAGAGGCACGACTCTTTTCTCGAGCGCTTCAGAGGTCTCAAACTCAAAGATGCGCCCAGTGGAGAAGGCACTGTGGAGTCTGTGGGCCATAACGACAGACTCCGAAAGAGAAA CAAAAAGGAGGACAAAAAAGATGAGATTAAGAAAgatgagaaaaaggaggaggagaaaaaagacGAGAAGGATGGGGAtaagaaggaggaggaaaagaAGGACGAGAAGAAGGATGAGAAGAAGGATGAGAAGAAAGACGAGAAGAAGGATGATAAGAAGGATGATAAGAAGGATGATAAAAAGAAGGTGGAGCCCCC AAAAGAAATCTGGATTATGGATCCAGCTGCGGACCAGTATTACAAATGGCTGACCGTCATTGCAGGCCCAGTTTTTTATAACCTGATCATGATTGTAACCAG GTCCTGCTTTAACGAACTCCAAGACACGTTTACAAACCTCTGGCTAGTCTTGGACTACACCGCAGACGTAATCTATTACGCAGACACATTTGTCCGCTCAAGAACAG GTTACCTGGAACAAGGCCTGCTGGTAAAAGATTCCAAAAAACTGAGAGATAAATACAGAACCACATCTCAGTTCAAATATGATATGATTTCAATGATACCCACTGATCTGCTGTTTCTGCAATACGGATACAACAACCCGGAGTTTCGATTTAATCGTCTTTGCAAAATCTCAAGGCTTTTTGAGTTCTTTGAGCGGACGGAGACCAGAACCAGCTTCCCGAACATGTTTCGTATCAGCAATCTCGTACTTTACATCCTTATCATTATCCACTGGAATGCCTGTGTGTTCTTTGCAATTTCAAAAACCATTGGCTTTGGGACAGACACTTGGGTATATCCCAATATCAGCCACCCAGAACATGGCCGCTTGGCAAGAAAGTACATCTACTGCCTGTACTGGtctaccctaaccctcaccaCTATCGGAGAAACCCCTCCTCCAGTCAGGGATATTGAATTTATCTTTGTCATTGCGGACTTTCTTACCGGTGTGTTGATTTTTGCTAGTATCGTTGGTAATGTCGGTGCCATGATTTCTAACATGAATGCTTCTCGTGCAGAGTTTCAGGCAAAGATTGACTCCATAAAGCAGTACATGCAGTTTCGAAAGGTCACCAAAGACCTGGAGGCCAGGGTCATCAAGTGGTTTGACTACCTGTGGACTGAGAAGAAAACCTGCGATGAGAAGGAGGTTTTGAAAAACCTCCCCGACAAGCTTAAGGCTGAGATTGCCATCAATGTCCATTTGGATACGCTGAAGAAAGTTCGAATTTTTCAGGACTGTGAAGCCGGTCTGCTGATTGAATTGGTGCTGAAGCTGGAGCCACAAGTGTTCAGTCCCGGGGATTACATCTGTAAGAAGGGAGATATTGGCAGGGAGATGTACATCATCAAGGAGGGGAAGCTGGCAGTGGTGGCTGATGATGGAGTCACTCAGTTTGTAGTACTTAGCGATGGCGCATACTTTGGAGAAATCAGTATCTTAGGTATCAAAGGAAGCAAAGCAGGCAACAGACGAACAGCCAACATCAGAAGTGTAGGCTACTCGGATCTCTTTGCTTTGTCCAAAGACGACTTGATGGAGGCACTCACTGAGTATCCAGACGCCAAGAAGGCTCTGGAAGAGAAGGGCAAAGCCATCCTGATGAAAGACAACCTGATAGACGAGGCGGTAGCGAACGCTGGCGCTGACCCCAAAGACCTGGAGGAGAAAATAGTCAAGCTGCAGGGCAACTTGGATGAGATGCAGACCAAGTTTGCCCAGCTGATGGCGCAGTTCACCTCCACCCAGACAAGGATGAAGCAAAGGGTCACCGAGATGGAAGCTAAAGTGAAATCCATGAAGCCGGAGGACCTCTCCGAAGTGGTGgctgacaaagacaaaaaagtcCAGTAA
- the cnga3a gene encoding cyclic nucleotide-gated channel cone photoreceptor subunit alpha isoform X1, producing MAKVCCEVSFSARQSTNTSDNELAVIENGGSRARSLREDSERALSSESLRGADSEARSMARLSYFFLLLRNWASHRVNPEEERHDSFLERFRGLKLKDAPSGEGTVESVGHNDRLRKRNKKEDKKDEIKKDEKKEEEKKDEKDGDKKEEEKKDEKKDEKKDEKKDEKKDDKKDDKKDDKKKVEPPKEIWIMDPAADQYYKWLTVIAGPVFYNLIMIVTRYVLCLIPNSLFTHVTGTDRFSFSLCFRSCFNELQDTFTNLWLVLDYTADVIYYADTFVRSRTGYLEQGLLVKDSKKLRDKYRTTSQFKYDMISMIPTDLLFLQYGYNNPEFRFNRLCKISRLFEFFERTETRTSFPNMFRISNLVLYILIIIHWNACVFFAISKTIGFGTDTWVYPNISHPEHGRLARKYIYCLYWSTLTLTTIGETPPPVRDIEFIFVIADFLTGVLIFASIVGNVGAMISNMNASRAEFQAKIDSIKQYMQFRKVTKDLEARVIKWFDYLWTEKKTCDEKEVLKNLPDKLKAEIAINVHLDTLKKVRIFQDCEAGLLIELVLKLEPQVFSPGDYICKKGDIGREMYIIKEGKLAVVADDGVTQFVVLSDGAYFGEISILGIKGSKAGNRRTANIRSVGYSDLFALSKDDLMEALTEYPDAKKALEEKGKAILMKDNLIDEAVANAGADPKDLEEKIVKLQGNLDEMQTKFAQLMAQFTSTQTRMKQRVTEMEAKVKSMKPEDLSEVVADKDKKVQ from the exons ATGGCAAAAGTCTGCTGTGAAGTCTCCTTTTCAGCAAGACAGTCCACCAACACATCTGACAACGAGCTGGCTGTCATTGAAAATGGGGGCAGCAG GGCTCGGTCTCTTCGTGAAGACTCTGAGAGAGCTTTGTCCTCAGAGTCCCTCAGAGGTGCGGACTCAGAGGCAAGATCAATGGCCAG GTTGTCTTACTTCTTCCTCTTGCTGCGGAACTGGGCATCTCACAGAGTGAACCCTGAAGAAGAGAGGCACGACTCTTTTCTCGAGCGCTTCAGAGGTCTCAAACTCAAAGATGCGCCCAGTGGAGAAGGCACTGTGGAGTCTGTGGGCCATAACGACAGACTCCGAAAGAGAAA CAAAAAGGAGGACAAAAAAGATGAGATTAAGAAAgatgagaaaaaggaggaggagaaaaaagacGAGAAGGATGGGGAtaagaaggaggaggaaaagaAGGACGAGAAGAAGGATGAGAAGAAGGATGAGAAGAAAGACGAGAAGAAGGATGATAAGAAGGATGATAAGAAGGATGATAAAAAGAAGGTGGAGCCCCC AAAAGAAATCTGGATTATGGATCCAGCTGCGGACCAGTATTACAAATGGCTGACCGTCATTGCAGGCCCAGTTTTTTATAACCTGATCATGATTGTAACCAGGTATGTTCTTTGTCTAATTCCTAACTCACTCTTTACTCATGTTACAGGTACTGACAGATTTAGTTTCTCCTTGTGTTTCAGGTCCTGCTTTAACGAACTCCAAGACACGTTTACAAACCTCTGGCTAGTCTTGGACTACACCGCAGACGTAATCTATTACGCAGACACATTTGTCCGCTCAAGAACAG GTTACCTGGAACAAGGCCTGCTGGTAAAAGATTCCAAAAAACTGAGAGATAAATACAGAACCACATCTCAGTTCAAATATGATATGATTTCAATGATACCCACTGATCTGCTGTTTCTGCAATACGGATACAACAACCCGGAGTTTCGATTTAATCGTCTTTGCAAAATCTCAAGGCTTTTTGAGTTCTTTGAGCGGACGGAGACCAGAACCAGCTTCCCGAACATGTTTCGTATCAGCAATCTCGTACTTTACATCCTTATCATTATCCACTGGAATGCCTGTGTGTTCTTTGCAATTTCAAAAACCATTGGCTTTGGGACAGACACTTGGGTATATCCCAATATCAGCCACCCAGAACATGGCCGCTTGGCAAGAAAGTACATCTACTGCCTGTACTGGtctaccctaaccctcaccaCTATCGGAGAAACCCCTCCTCCAGTCAGGGATATTGAATTTATCTTTGTCATTGCGGACTTTCTTACCGGTGTGTTGATTTTTGCTAGTATCGTTGGTAATGTCGGTGCCATGATTTCTAACATGAATGCTTCTCGTGCAGAGTTTCAGGCAAAGATTGACTCCATAAAGCAGTACATGCAGTTTCGAAAGGTCACCAAAGACCTGGAGGCCAGGGTCATCAAGTGGTTTGACTACCTGTGGACTGAGAAGAAAACCTGCGATGAGAAGGAGGTTTTGAAAAACCTCCCCGACAAGCTTAAGGCTGAGATTGCCATCAATGTCCATTTGGATACGCTGAAGAAAGTTCGAATTTTTCAGGACTGTGAAGCCGGTCTGCTGATTGAATTGGTGCTGAAGCTGGAGCCACAAGTGTTCAGTCCCGGGGATTACATCTGTAAGAAGGGAGATATTGGCAGGGAGATGTACATCATCAAGGAGGGGAAGCTGGCAGTGGTGGCTGATGATGGAGTCACTCAGTTTGTAGTACTTAGCGATGGCGCATACTTTGGAGAAATCAGTATCTTAGGTATCAAAGGAAGCAAAGCAGGCAACAGACGAACAGCCAACATCAGAAGTGTAGGCTACTCGGATCTCTTTGCTTTGTCCAAAGACGACTTGATGGAGGCACTCACTGAGTATCCAGACGCCAAGAAGGCTCTGGAAGAGAAGGGCAAAGCCATCCTGATGAAAGACAACCTGATAGACGAGGCGGTAGCGAACGCTGGCGCTGACCCCAAAGACCTGGAGGAGAAAATAGTCAAGCTGCAGGGCAACTTGGATGAGATGCAGACCAAGTTTGCCCAGCTGATGGCGCAGTTCACCTCCACCCAGACAAGGATGAAGCAAAGGGTCACCGAGATGGAAGCTAAAGTGAAATCCATGAAGCCGGAGGACCTCTCCGAAGTGGTGgctgacaaagacaaaaaagtcCAGTAA
- the cnga3a gene encoding cyclic nucleotide-gated channel alpha-3 isoform X5, which translates to MAKVCCEVSFSARQSTNTSDNELAVIENGGSRARSLREDSERALSSESLRGADSEARSMARLSYFFLLLRNWASHRVNPEEERHDSFLERFRGLKLKDAPSGEGTVESVGHNDRLRKRKKEIWIMDPAADQYYKWLTVIAGPVFYNLIMIVTRSCFNELQDTFTNLWLVLDYTADVIYYADTFVRSRTGYLEQGLLVKDSKKLRDKYRTTSQFKYDMISMIPTDLLFLQYGYNNPEFRFNRLCKISRLFEFFERTETRTSFPNMFRISNLVLYILIIIHWNACVFFAISKTIGFGTDTWVYPNISHPEHGRLARKYIYCLYWSTLTLTTIGETPPPVRDIEFIFVIADFLTGVLIFASIVGNVGAMISNMNASRAEFQAKIDSIKQYMQFRKVTKDLEARVIKWFDYLWTEKKTCDEKEVLKNLPDKLKAEIAINVHLDTLKKVRIFQDCEAGLLIELVLKLEPQVFSPGDYICKKGDIGREMYIIKEGKLAVVADDGVTQFVVLSDGAYFGEISILGIKGSKAGNRRTANIRSVGYSDLFALSKDDLMEALTEYPDAKKALEEKGKAILMKDNLIDEAVANAGADPKDLEEKIVKLQGNLDEMQTKFAQLMAQFTSTQTRMKQRVTEMEAKVKSMKPEDLSEVVADKDKKVQ; encoded by the exons ATGGCAAAAGTCTGCTGTGAAGTCTCCTTTTCAGCAAGACAGTCCACCAACACATCTGACAACGAGCTGGCTGTCATTGAAAATGGGGGCAGCAG GGCTCGGTCTCTTCGTGAAGACTCTGAGAGAGCTTTGTCCTCAGAGTCCCTCAGAGGTGCGGACTCAGAGGCAAGATCAATGGCCAG GTTGTCTTACTTCTTCCTCTTGCTGCGGAACTGGGCATCTCACAGAGTGAACCCTGAAGAAGAGAGGCACGACTCTTTTCTCGAGCGCTTCAGAGGTCTCAAACTCAAAGATGCGCCCAGTGGAGAAGGCACTGTGGAGTCTGTGGGCCATAACGACAGACTCCGAAAGAGAAA AAAAGAAATCTGGATTATGGATCCAGCTGCGGACCAGTATTACAAATGGCTGACCGTCATTGCAGGCCCAGTTTTTTATAACCTGATCATGATTGTAACCAG GTCCTGCTTTAACGAACTCCAAGACACGTTTACAAACCTCTGGCTAGTCTTGGACTACACCGCAGACGTAATCTATTACGCAGACACATTTGTCCGCTCAAGAACAG GTTACCTGGAACAAGGCCTGCTGGTAAAAGATTCCAAAAAACTGAGAGATAAATACAGAACCACATCTCAGTTCAAATATGATATGATTTCAATGATACCCACTGATCTGCTGTTTCTGCAATACGGATACAACAACCCGGAGTTTCGATTTAATCGTCTTTGCAAAATCTCAAGGCTTTTTGAGTTCTTTGAGCGGACGGAGACCAGAACCAGCTTCCCGAACATGTTTCGTATCAGCAATCTCGTACTTTACATCCTTATCATTATCCACTGGAATGCCTGTGTGTTCTTTGCAATTTCAAAAACCATTGGCTTTGGGACAGACACTTGGGTATATCCCAATATCAGCCACCCAGAACATGGCCGCTTGGCAAGAAAGTACATCTACTGCCTGTACTGGtctaccctaaccctcaccaCTATCGGAGAAACCCCTCCTCCAGTCAGGGATATTGAATTTATCTTTGTCATTGCGGACTTTCTTACCGGTGTGTTGATTTTTGCTAGTATCGTTGGTAATGTCGGTGCCATGATTTCTAACATGAATGCTTCTCGTGCAGAGTTTCAGGCAAAGATTGACTCCATAAAGCAGTACATGCAGTTTCGAAAGGTCACCAAAGACCTGGAGGCCAGGGTCATCAAGTGGTTTGACTACCTGTGGACTGAGAAGAAAACCTGCGATGAGAAGGAGGTTTTGAAAAACCTCCCCGACAAGCTTAAGGCTGAGATTGCCATCAATGTCCATTTGGATACGCTGAAGAAAGTTCGAATTTTTCAGGACTGTGAAGCCGGTCTGCTGATTGAATTGGTGCTGAAGCTGGAGCCACAAGTGTTCAGTCCCGGGGATTACATCTGTAAGAAGGGAGATATTGGCAGGGAGATGTACATCATCAAGGAGGGGAAGCTGGCAGTGGTGGCTGATGATGGAGTCACTCAGTTTGTAGTACTTAGCGATGGCGCATACTTTGGAGAAATCAGTATCTTAGGTATCAAAGGAAGCAAAGCAGGCAACAGACGAACAGCCAACATCAGAAGTGTAGGCTACTCGGATCTCTTTGCTTTGTCCAAAGACGACTTGATGGAGGCACTCACTGAGTATCCAGACGCCAAGAAGGCTCTGGAAGAGAAGGGCAAAGCCATCCTGATGAAAGACAACCTGATAGACGAGGCGGTAGCGAACGCTGGCGCTGACCCCAAAGACCTGGAGGAGAAAATAGTCAAGCTGCAGGGCAACTTGGATGAGATGCAGACCAAGTTTGCCCAGCTGATGGCGCAGTTCACCTCCACCCAGACAAGGATGAAGCAAAGGGTCACCGAGATGGAAGCTAAAGTGAAATCCATGAAGCCGGAGGACCTCTCCGAAGTGGTGgctgacaaagacaaaaaagtcCAGTAA
- the cnga3a gene encoding cyclic nucleotide-gated channel alpha-3 isoform X4 codes for MAKVCCEVSFSARQSTNTSDNELAVIENGGSRARSLREDSERALSSESLRGADSEARSMARLSYFFLLLRNWASHRVNPEEERHDSFLERFRGLKLKDAPSGEGTVESVGHNDRLRKRKKEIWIMDPAADQYYKWLTVIAGPVFYNLIMIVTRYVLCLIPNSLFTHVTGTDRFSFSLCFRSCFNELQDTFTNLWLVLDYTADVIYYADTFVRSRTGYLEQGLLVKDSKKLRDKYRTTSQFKYDMISMIPTDLLFLQYGYNNPEFRFNRLCKISRLFEFFERTETRTSFPNMFRISNLVLYILIIIHWNACVFFAISKTIGFGTDTWVYPNISHPEHGRLARKYIYCLYWSTLTLTTIGETPPPVRDIEFIFVIADFLTGVLIFASIVGNVGAMISNMNASRAEFQAKIDSIKQYMQFRKVTKDLEARVIKWFDYLWTEKKTCDEKEVLKNLPDKLKAEIAINVHLDTLKKVRIFQDCEAGLLIELVLKLEPQVFSPGDYICKKGDIGREMYIIKEGKLAVVADDGVTQFVVLSDGAYFGEISILGIKGSKAGNRRTANIRSVGYSDLFALSKDDLMEALTEYPDAKKALEEKGKAILMKDNLIDEAVANAGADPKDLEEKIVKLQGNLDEMQTKFAQLMAQFTSTQTRMKQRVTEMEAKVKSMKPEDLSEVVADKDKKVQ; via the exons ATGGCAAAAGTCTGCTGTGAAGTCTCCTTTTCAGCAAGACAGTCCACCAACACATCTGACAACGAGCTGGCTGTCATTGAAAATGGGGGCAGCAG GGCTCGGTCTCTTCGTGAAGACTCTGAGAGAGCTTTGTCCTCAGAGTCCCTCAGAGGTGCGGACTCAGAGGCAAGATCAATGGCCAG GTTGTCTTACTTCTTCCTCTTGCTGCGGAACTGGGCATCTCACAGAGTGAACCCTGAAGAAGAGAGGCACGACTCTTTTCTCGAGCGCTTCAGAGGTCTCAAACTCAAAGATGCGCCCAGTGGAGAAGGCACTGTGGAGTCTGTGGGCCATAACGACAGACTCCGAAAGAGAAA AAAAGAAATCTGGATTATGGATCCAGCTGCGGACCAGTATTACAAATGGCTGACCGTCATTGCAGGCCCAGTTTTTTATAACCTGATCATGATTGTAACCAGGTATGTTCTTTGTCTAATTCCTAACTCACTCTTTACTCATGTTACAGGTACTGACAGATTTAGTTTCTCCTTGTGTTTCAGGTCCTGCTTTAACGAACTCCAAGACACGTTTACAAACCTCTGGCTAGTCTTGGACTACACCGCAGACGTAATCTATTACGCAGACACATTTGTCCGCTCAAGAACAG GTTACCTGGAACAAGGCCTGCTGGTAAAAGATTCCAAAAAACTGAGAGATAAATACAGAACCACATCTCAGTTCAAATATGATATGATTTCAATGATACCCACTGATCTGCTGTTTCTGCAATACGGATACAACAACCCGGAGTTTCGATTTAATCGTCTTTGCAAAATCTCAAGGCTTTTTGAGTTCTTTGAGCGGACGGAGACCAGAACCAGCTTCCCGAACATGTTTCGTATCAGCAATCTCGTACTTTACATCCTTATCATTATCCACTGGAATGCCTGTGTGTTCTTTGCAATTTCAAAAACCATTGGCTTTGGGACAGACACTTGGGTATATCCCAATATCAGCCACCCAGAACATGGCCGCTTGGCAAGAAAGTACATCTACTGCCTGTACTGGtctaccctaaccctcaccaCTATCGGAGAAACCCCTCCTCCAGTCAGGGATATTGAATTTATCTTTGTCATTGCGGACTTTCTTACCGGTGTGTTGATTTTTGCTAGTATCGTTGGTAATGTCGGTGCCATGATTTCTAACATGAATGCTTCTCGTGCAGAGTTTCAGGCAAAGATTGACTCCATAAAGCAGTACATGCAGTTTCGAAAGGTCACCAAAGACCTGGAGGCCAGGGTCATCAAGTGGTTTGACTACCTGTGGACTGAGAAGAAAACCTGCGATGAGAAGGAGGTTTTGAAAAACCTCCCCGACAAGCTTAAGGCTGAGATTGCCATCAATGTCCATTTGGATACGCTGAAGAAAGTTCGAATTTTTCAGGACTGTGAAGCCGGTCTGCTGATTGAATTGGTGCTGAAGCTGGAGCCACAAGTGTTCAGTCCCGGGGATTACATCTGTAAGAAGGGAGATATTGGCAGGGAGATGTACATCATCAAGGAGGGGAAGCTGGCAGTGGTGGCTGATGATGGAGTCACTCAGTTTGTAGTACTTAGCGATGGCGCATACTTTGGAGAAATCAGTATCTTAGGTATCAAAGGAAGCAAAGCAGGCAACAGACGAACAGCCAACATCAGAAGTGTAGGCTACTCGGATCTCTTTGCTTTGTCCAAAGACGACTTGATGGAGGCACTCACTGAGTATCCAGACGCCAAGAAGGCTCTGGAAGAGAAGGGCAAAGCCATCCTGATGAAAGACAACCTGATAGACGAGGCGGTAGCGAACGCTGGCGCTGACCCCAAAGACCTGGAGGAGAAAATAGTCAAGCTGCAGGGCAACTTGGATGAGATGCAGACCAAGTTTGCCCAGCTGATGGCGCAGTTCACCTCCACCCAGACAAGGATGAAGCAAAGGGTCACCGAGATGGAAGCTAAAGTGAAATCCATGAAGCCGGAGGACCTCTCCGAAGTGGTGgctgacaaagacaaaaaagtcCAGTAA